A single region of the Vibrio chagasii genome encodes:
- a CDS encoding type II secretion system F family protein, with translation MDMKTLGIWGVIFVVSMVLATYCLRFWDNTRANIETRRIIGSTREEKKRTDLFKSILSRISFNKDETKRKLVAAGFYSDFLADAYYLLKIVPFSICLILIGFDFYSGETEVLFSLLYLLGALLAFVIAPDAYVSARGKANIKHISSRLPFLLDLMNVCVHTGMTIESSLEYLAKELHSIDSNLAHVVRVTVERSRLVGLEKALEEFYDLVPTSESQSFVMTMVQSLQFGSSVGPVLATLATDIRELNMMDLEERIGKMGAKMSIPLIAFIMVPIVVLIAAPGILRMLM, from the coding sequence ATGGACATGAAAACCCTGGGCATTTGGGGCGTGATATTTGTAGTTTCAATGGTGCTTGCCACGTACTGCTTGCGATTTTGGGACAACACCAGAGCAAATATTGAAACCCGAAGAATTATTGGTTCGACACGCGAAGAAAAGAAGCGAACCGACTTATTTAAATCGATATTATCTCGAATCAGTTTTAATAAAGATGAAACTAAACGCAAGTTAGTAGCGGCGGGTTTTTATAGTGACTTTCTCGCCGATGCTTATTACCTCCTTAAAATCGTTCCTTTTAGTATCTGCTTGATTCTTATTGGCTTTGATTTTTATAGCGGAGAAACCGAAGTACTGTTTTCTTTGTTGTATTTATTGGGCGCGTTATTAGCGTTTGTTATTGCCCCTGATGCTTATGTGTCTGCTCGGGGGAAAGCCAATATTAAACACATTAGTTCGAGGCTACCTTTTTTACTCGACTTGATGAATGTGTGTGTTCATACCGGGATGACTATCGAATCGAGCCTGGAATACTTAGCTAAGGAACTTCATTCTATTGATAGCAATCTTGCTCATGTTGTCCGAGTTACGGTGGAACGTTCACGCCTTGTTGGTTTGGAAAAGGCGCTAGAGGAGTTTTACGACCTTGTACCAACCAGTGAATCGCAAAGCTTTGTGATGACCATGGTGCAGAGCTTGCAGTTTGGTTCATCTGTAGGCCCTGTGCTGGCAACGCTAGCGACTGATATCAGAGAATTGAACATGATGGATCTGGAAGAAAGAATTGGGAAGATGGGGGCAAAAATGTCCATCCCTCTGATTGCTTTTATCATGGTTCCTATTGTTGTTCTCATTGCTGCCCCAGGTATTTTAAGGATGTTGATGTGA
- a CDS encoding TadE/TadG family type IV pilus assembly protein produces the protein MRSFKRKQKGALTVEVAMGIPIFLAIVFGWVEICILTFSMSMTDHALTTAVMRTKKAGDSSSSQSINYGQMIKDELDKAGGALWSNVVKEGSVIIHVNYFRDYEGFLKCTDNYASADKCPDKKDEPEDMALAVYALEYTYDPIVSIWFPDMPIKREVITIQEYERCSFKIGQGAGCAS, from the coding sequence ATGAGATCGTTTAAACGTAAGCAAAAGGGAGCATTAACGGTTGAAGTCGCTATGGGTATTCCAATTTTCCTCGCGATTGTCTTCGGGTGGGTTGAGATCTGTATTTTGACGTTTTCAATGAGTATGACTGACCACGCATTAACAACGGCAGTGATGAGAACCAAAAAAGCGGGTGACTCGAGTAGTAGTCAATCGATTAACTACGGGCAAATGATCAAAGATGAGTTGGACAAAGCCGGTGGAGCGTTATGGAGCAACGTCGTTAAAGAGGGTAGTGTCATCATTCATGTGAACTATTTCCGAGACTACGAAGGTTTTTTGAAATGCACGGACAACTATGCCTCTGCAGATAAGTGTCCGGATAAGAAAGATGAACCAGAAGACATGGCACTTGCAGTTTACGCTTTGGAATACACTTACGATCCCATTGTGTCTATTTGGTTCCCAGATATGCCGATAAAGCGCGAAGTTATTACGATCCAAGAGTATGAAAGATGCTCTTTCAAAATTGGTCAGGGGGCAGGTTGTGCAAGTTAA
- a CDS encoding CpaF family protein, with product MNQLKEIYIQLRDEIFDALDAASLVEISNQELEEQLKDSVNILIDKKQLQVSSLKRVDLVKALLDELKGLGPLQALVDNDDISDIMINGPSDIFIEINGKVEQSPIQFVNEKQLNTIAKRIASNVGRRIDESKPLCDARLMDGSRVNIVIPPLAIDGTSISIRKFKEQKIKLENLAEFGAMSVEMAKLLSIASHCKCNILISGGTGSGKTTLLNALSGFIGEGERIVTIEDAAELQLQKPHIVRLETRQASVEGTGEITARDLVINALRMRPDRIIVGECRGGEAFEMLQAMNTGHDGSMSTLHANTPRDAIARTESMVMMATASLPISAIRRTIVSAVDLIVQVKRLHDGSRKVMYISEIIGMEGDSVVMEDIFRYEASSDFKDGKMVGEFRTPGLSTRSVIYERAKFFGLEQAVREIFS from the coding sequence ATGAATCAATTAAAAGAAATCTACATTCAACTTCGCGATGAGATTTTCGATGCGTTGGATGCGGCGTCACTCGTCGAAATTAGTAATCAAGAGCTTGAAGAGCAGCTTAAAGACTCCGTAAATATCTTGATCGACAAGAAGCAGTTGCAAGTCAGCTCCTTGAAACGGGTCGATTTGGTTAAGGCACTGCTAGATGAGCTTAAAGGCTTGGGACCACTGCAAGCCTTGGTCGATAACGATGATATCTCGGATATTATGATCAATGGACCTTCGGATATCTTCATTGAAATCAATGGCAAGGTAGAACAGTCGCCAATTCAATTTGTTAACGAGAAGCAGTTAAACACTATAGCTAAGCGGATCGCCTCTAACGTAGGGCGCCGTATTGATGAATCTAAGCCACTTTGTGACGCACGCTTAATGGATGGTAGCCGTGTCAACATCGTAATACCTCCGCTGGCGATTGATGGTACTTCTATTTCTATTCGTAAGTTCAAAGAGCAGAAAATTAAGCTCGAGAACCTTGCAGAGTTTGGTGCTATGTCTGTTGAGATGGCCAAGCTTTTGTCGATTGCTAGCCACTGTAAATGCAACATATTGATCTCTGGTGGTACAGGTTCAGGTAAAACAACGCTACTCAATGCGTTATCTGGTTTCATCGGTGAAGGCGAACGTATCGTTACCATAGAGGATGCTGCCGAATTGCAGCTTCAAAAGCCGCATATCGTTAGGCTTGAAACTCGACAAGCCAGCGTTGAAGGAACGGGTGAAATTACCGCGCGCGATCTCGTGATCAACGCTCTTCGTATGCGCCCAGACAGAATCATTGTTGGTGAGTGTCGTGGCGGAGAAGCGTTCGAGATGCTTCAAGCGATGAATACCGGTCATGATGGGTCTATGTCGACATTGCACGCCAATACACCACGCGACGCGATTGCTCGTACTGAGAGCATGGTGATGATGGCAACCGCTAGCCTGCCGATATCTGCAATACGCAGAACCATCGTTAGTGCAGTAGACCTGATTGTTCAGGTAAAGCGTCTTCATGATGGCAGCCGTAAGGTGATGTACATTTCGGAAATCATAGGAATGGAAGGGGATAGCGTTGTGATGGAAGATATTTTTCGTTACGAGGCGAGCTCTGATTTTAAAGATGGGAAAATGGTCGGTGAGTTCAGGACCCCCGGTTTATCAACCCGCTCTGTCATTTATGAACGTGCTAAGTTTTTCGGGCTAGAGCAAGCGGTCAGGGAGATCTTCTCATGA
- a CDS encoding tetratricopeptide repeat protein: protein MIKKYLFITVLFALLSGCTTVNNQLETKEQLLIGAGDSQKLIEFYKANIQSDSIYKVKLVNLYLDLKDIKSAELYRNTYSESNLDNPEYILTNARIYYQKKNFERALEELNKYRDEGGTEYEYQLLTGKILAQQKQFVKAIEHFEESRKQGASDREAGNNIAVVKIMQADYLGATDILYDLYLSNPNDQRVSSNLILSSVKSQRPDIALEVLKHSNSDEQARKQLKALMMSISKSGGKNIVTQSKIEMEQQLIGSQVNSGGFVAPTSRVSKLDATKDFQASKHSVGGSVLDPRKLKPNAKPIYRVQVLATYTAIPSDFLNYLKTNYGAVYSYTHGLWKRYCIGDFNDLDEAKAFLNSIDIKGAFVVDYTKKRYVRL, encoded by the coding sequence GTGATTAAAAAGTATTTATTTATCACTGTGCTCTTCGCTTTACTTTCTGGTTGTACAACCGTGAATAATCAACTTGAGACCAAAGAACAACTACTCATAGGGGCCGGCGATTCGCAGAAACTTATCGAGTTCTACAAAGCAAACATACAGTCTGACTCTATATATAAAGTAAAACTCGTTAACCTGTATTTAGACCTAAAGGATATCAAGTCGGCGGAGCTATATCGCAATACCTATAGCGAGAGCAACCTTGATAACCCGGAATACATACTAACTAATGCTCGAATTTACTATCAGAAAAAGAACTTTGAACGCGCGCTAGAAGAGCTAAATAAATACCGCGACGAAGGAGGTACCGAATATGAGTATCAACTTTTAACCGGAAAAATTTTGGCTCAGCAGAAGCAGTTTGTCAAAGCCATCGAACACTTTGAAGAGAGTCGTAAACAAGGTGCATCTGATAGAGAGGCCGGTAATAACATTGCCGTGGTGAAAATAATGCAGGCTGATTATTTAGGTGCGACGGACATTTTATATGACCTATACCTCTCGAATCCTAATGATCAAAGAGTGAGCTCTAACTTGATTCTTTCTTCAGTTAAATCTCAAAGGCCAGATATCGCGCTCGAGGTTTTGAAACATTCAAATAGTGATGAACAAGCGCGTAAGCAACTTAAAGCGTTAATGATGTCAATATCTAAAAGCGGAGGGAAGAATATCGTGACACAGTCAAAAATAGAGATGGAACAGCAGCTTATTGGCTCTCAAGTGAACTCAGGTGGCTTTGTTGCCCCAACATCACGTGTGAGCAAGCTTGATGCTACCAAAGACTTTCAAGCGTCTAAACACAGTGTCGGTGGTTCTGTACTTGATCCTAGAAAGCTTAAACCAAACGCAAAGCCTATTTATCGCGTACAAGTTTTGGCAACGTACACTGCAATTCCTTCAGACTTTTTGAATTATTTGAAAACAAACTATGGCGCTGTGTATTCCTATACACATGGGCTGTGGAAGCGCTACTGCATAGGTGATTTCAATGACCTGGATGAAGCCAAGGCGTTTCTGAATAGCATTGATATTAAAGGAGCATTTGTTGTTGATTACACCAAGAAAAGGTATGTCCGTTTATGA
- the tadF gene encoding tight adherence pilus pseudopilin TadF yields the protein MQVKQKGSFAVELAMVLVFASGIFLVVVNHMLAINKKGQLDRATYSMTTIFAERKQLFNAKMDICAGDCRKTEHNAFAIASASMKRMIPNFDKTKFGMRIDEIRLEEAAVSGGKLNYRRVQKTLTKGNIQGCDFPDMSDITKEKAIEMLPVTSRGRRLPMYQVSLCYEIPTNLIGIANGEVFRLVSSSYSFARV from the coding sequence GTGCAAGTTAAACAAAAAGGATCGTTTGCGGTTGAACTGGCGATGGTGCTTGTCTTTGCTTCTGGCATTTTCTTAGTTGTAGTGAACCACATGCTAGCGATTAACAAGAAAGGCCAATTGGACAGAGCTACATATTCAATGACCACGATTTTCGCAGAGCGGAAGCAGTTATTTAACGCCAAGATGGATATTTGCGCAGGTGATTGCAGGAAAACAGAACATAACGCCTTTGCAATTGCTTCGGCTTCGATGAAGCGGATGATTCCGAACTTTGACAAAACCAAATTCGGAATGCGAATTGATGAGATAAGGCTCGAAGAGGCTGCCGTTTCTGGAGGTAAATTGAACTACCGAAGGGTTCAAAAGACGCTAACCAAAGGAAACATACAAGGTTGTGACTTTCCTGACATGAGCGATATCACCAAAGAAAAAGCGATTGAAATGCTTCCCGTCACTTCCAGAGGGCGCAGATTACCCATGTATCAGGTTTCATTGTGCTACGAAATCCCAACAAACCTGATTGGTATCGCGAACGGTGAGGTTTTCCGTCTTGTGAGTTCTTCTTATTCATTTGCGAGGGTTTAA
- a CDS encoding type II secretion system F family protein: MTFILIASWSALLIYFLIHRSRQNKKLSSLIEMEAEFEGVKGVRAVIDSQQFEESYKARFRKSYKKMVKVFQPNMSLKLILFVCVSASAVYAINEFFLRQDYPVCLMIAEPVLFFVFYNKLKQRQMDRFKTNFPDALNILSGAISSGQSIIHAFEYVGKQLDNEVGKEFKFMAERLLIGEAPDDVLERSSNTFPYLEYFFFASTIRINLARGGQLKDVINKINRLMFDSRAVEKKKNALTSEARASAKIIACLPVIFLIILKFTSPENYSFVMFEEAGQPIFYYVLVSELLGFFCIWLILRGVN; the protein is encoded by the coding sequence ATGACATTCATTCTGATTGCGTCATGGAGCGCGTTGCTGATCTACTTCCTTATTCATCGCTCTCGTCAAAACAAAAAGTTGAGTAGCTTGATCGAGATGGAGGCTGAATTCGAAGGGGTAAAAGGCGTTCGAGCTGTTATTGATTCTCAGCAGTTTGAAGAGAGCTACAAAGCCAGGTTCCGGAAAAGCTATAAGAAGATGGTCAAGGTATTTCAGCCTAATATGTCGCTGAAGCTTATTTTGTTTGTCTGTGTTTCTGCGTCAGCGGTGTATGCCATCAATGAGTTCTTCTTAAGACAGGATTACCCTGTTTGCCTGATGATCGCTGAGCCCGTTTTGTTCTTCGTTTTCTATAACAAGCTCAAACAGAGACAGATGGACCGGTTTAAAACTAATTTTCCAGATGCCTTAAATATTCTGAGCGGGGCGATATCTTCTGGGCAAAGTATTATCCATGCATTCGAATATGTTGGTAAGCAGCTTGATAACGAGGTAGGTAAAGAGTTCAAATTTATGGCTGAGCGCCTACTGATAGGTGAGGCCCCTGACGACGTACTTGAACGAAGCAGCAATACATTCCCTTATTTAGAATATTTTTTCTTCGCTTCAACAATCCGAATCAACCTAGCACGAGGTGGTCAGCTGAAAGATGTCATCAACAAAATTAACCGACTCATGTTTGATTCGAGAGCGGTAGAGAAGAAAAAGAATGCGCTGACCTCTGAAGCGCGCGCATCAGCAAAAATTATTGCTTGCTTACCAGTAATATTCCTGATCATTTTAAAGTTCACCAGCCCAGAGAACTACAGCTTCGTGATGTTCGAAGAGGCTGGTCAGCCGATTTTTTATTACGTTCTTGTAAGTGAGCTGCTCGGGTTCTTTTGCATTTGGCTGATATTGCGGGGTGTTAACTAA